A window of the Acidobacteriota bacterium genome harbors these coding sequences:
- the nrtS gene encoding nitrate/nitrite transporter NrtS gives MTHWIRLALQPAVVRRGIMYGIFVGLILNAINHGGALLAGDLDTSRALRMTLTFFVPYLVSTASSVAALRQQEQGDSS, from the coding sequence GTGACGCACTGGATACGCCTCGCGCTGCAGCCGGCAGTGGTTCGCCGGGGCATCATGTACGGCATCTTCGTCGGCTTGATCCTCAACGCCATCAACCATGGCGGAGCGCTGCTCGCCGGCGACCTCGACACCTCGCGCGCCCTGCGCATGACCCTGACCTTTTTCGTCCCGTACCTGGTATCCACCGCCTCGAGCGTTGCCGCCCTGCGTCAGCAAGAGCAAGGAGACTCATCGTGA